From the genome of Triticum aestivum cultivar Chinese Spring chromosome 1A, IWGSC CS RefSeq v2.1, whole genome shotgun sequence:
ATAATAGTACATGACCATGAGATTCATATCCGGCTGCCGCATTTTGACGAACACCTGCCTTGCGGTCTTGCCTTACTTGCGCATTATGCCGTTCAGGCGCTCGACGACGGTGATCAGTCCCTGCAGGCACAGCTCGCCGTCGCCGTTGGCCGCCATGGCCGAGAACATCTGCCGGTACAGCGCCGACCCTGGCAGCAcgttgacctcctcctcctcctggccgtcgCCGACCTCCAGCGCCATGCCGAGGTCCTTGATGATGTACCGCACGGATCCCCCGGACGAGAAGTCGCGGCTCAGCGCGCGCTCCCCGAAGATGTCCATCACGCGCGACCCCGCGGCGCCCTTGGACACCGCGCCGAGGAACAGCCGCTCGTCGAGCCCGGCGGCTCCGGCGAAGGCCAGGGACTCGCCGAGGCCGACCACGGCGCCGGCCACCGCGATCTGGTTCGCGATCTTGCTGCTCTGCCCGCTGCCGGGTGGGCCCATGTAGGTCGGCCGGCCGAGGTGCGCGAAGAGCGGGGCGAGCCAGGCCACCACGGCCTCGTCCCCGCCGGCGAGGAGGGCGAGCGTGCCGTCGCGCGCGCCGACGTCGCCGCCGGAGACGGGGCAGTCGACGGCGTGGCagccggcggcgcgcgcggccgcGGCGACCTCGCGCGCGAGGGAGGGGGACGAGCTCGTGCAGTCCACGAGGACGCCGCCGGGGCGGAGGCCCGCGAGGGCGCCCGAGGCTGCGTCCAGGACCACGGAGCGGACGTCCCCGGGGTTGCCGACCATGGTGAAGACCACGTCGGAGGCCGCGGCCACGGAGGCCGGCGAGTCCGCGAGGCGCGCTCCGGCGGCGACCAGGGCCCCCGCCTTGGCCGGCGTGCGCGCGTAGGCGGTCACCGCGAACCCGGCGGCCAGGAGGCGCGCGGCCATGGCGCCGCCCATGACGCCGATGCCGATCCAGCCCACCCGCGTGCCCCCCGGCCGCACCTCCGCCGGGAAGCCaaacgccgtcgccgtcgcctcctccATGGCCATGACCTCTTCTTCCAGTCCTCCTTCACTCCCAATCACCAACTGCCCAAAGCATTTGCACGAGACAGCGACAGACCTTGTAATAAACAACTCCCGGCTCCATAAATTAAAATTGCATCACAATTCACACCATCATCCGTTCATCCCCAACGAGGAAAATCATATTGAGC
Proteins encoded in this window:
- the LOC123068482 gene encoding probable 3-hydroxyisobutyrate dehydrogenase-like 3, mitochondrial; amino-acid sequence: MAMEEATATAFGFPAEVRPGGTRVGWIGIGVMGGAMAARLLAAGFAVTAYARTPAKAGALVAAGARLADSPASVAAASDVVFTMVGNPGDVRSVVLDAASGALAGLRPGGVLVDCTSSSPSLAREVAAAARAAGCHAVDCPVSGGDVGARDGTLALLAGGDEAVVAWLAPLFAHLGRPTYMGPPGSGQSSKIANQIAVAGAVVGLGESLAFAGAAGLDERLFLGAVSKGAAGSRVMDIFGERALSRDFSSGGSVRYIIKDLGMALEVGDGQEEEEVNVLPGSALYRQMFSAMAANGDGELCLQGLITVVERLNGIMRK